The following proteins are co-located in the Leptospira selangorensis genome:
- a CDS encoding glycosyl hydrolase family 67, translating to MFALVDGSAPFFLESKEKHQNWSKAPLAHLEKSSLPSKKKHKRVRESFYRYTKRISKLGFNAVSLDELCYLSERDFYPEDLKRKISSYRKKYKKLFKIASSQGLNVFITTDFFSINDSILEHTDGNLDKIIRLFKESLEDLFSSFTEISGIVLRIGESDGVDVTGDFRSKLLLKNPKQANSFLKEILPVLEKHNKTLIFRTWTLGAYEIGDLIWNPKTYRKVFQDIESKSLIISLKYGEGDFFRYLPINPLFFEDDKPKLLELQARREYEGFGEYPSFVGWMYEKYRSELLGKANIAGISVWTQTGGWSSFKNITFLKRSSYWNELNTFVSVQLFTKPERSLEEILLKFYGKKNSDLFLEFLKLSEELILNLLYDPGFARQSFYMHRVRIPPILHITWDKITVSDPFRSLYFFLNSDPKQSLQLGEEAFSKLSRMKKISEKLDLPYDSQFQKKTFRLILNARKLLYTENSGLLAESKRLAKEYHKKYPKTFRFQFQASKSKPSPFLGFILKLFLRNRSRYRIRDKILFHPVLRKIYYLVFLGIKNKLPDFINRQGMPVRELLQ from the coding sequence ATGTTTGCTCTTGTAGACGGATCTGCTCCTTTCTTTCTGGAATCCAAAGAAAAACACCAGAATTGGTCCAAGGCGCCTTTAGCACATTTAGAAAAGTCTTCCCTACCTTCTAAGAAAAAACATAAAAGAGTCAGAGAATCCTTTTATAGATACACTAAAAGAATTTCTAAATTAGGATTTAATGCAGTCAGCCTGGATGAGCTATGTTATCTTTCCGAAAGAGATTTTTATCCGGAAGATCTAAAACGTAAGATCTCTTCTTATCGCAAAAAATATAAAAAACTATTTAAGATCGCTTCTTCTCAAGGATTGAACGTATTTATCACCACGGATTTTTTTTCCATCAATGATTCCATTTTAGAACATACGGACGGAAACTTAGACAAGATCATCCGGCTTTTTAAAGAATCTTTAGAAGATCTATTTTCTAGTTTTACGGAAATTTCAGGAATAGTACTTCGTATCGGTGAATCGGATGGAGTAGATGTTACCGGAGATTTCAGAAGTAAACTTCTTCTAAAAAACCCGAAACAGGCAAACTCATTCCTGAAGGAAATATTACCGGTTTTAGAAAAACATAATAAAACATTAATATTCAGGACCTGGACCTTAGGAGCCTATGAAATAGGAGACCTGATCTGGAATCCAAAAACATATCGTAAAGTATTCCAAGACATAGAAAGTAAATCTCTTATCATTTCTTTAAAATATGGAGAAGGAGATTTTTTCAGATATCTTCCTATCAATCCATTATTCTTCGAAGATGATAAACCTAAACTTTTAGAATTACAGGCCAGAAGAGAATATGAAGGTTTTGGAGAATACCCAAGCTTTGTAGGATGGATGTATGAAAAATACAGATCCGAACTTTTAGGAAAAGCGAATATCGCAGGGATCAGTGTTTGGACACAAACCGGAGGATGGTCTTCCTTCAAAAATATCACATTTTTAAAACGTTCTTCTTATTGGAATGAATTGAATACATTCGTTTCCGTTCAGTTATTTACAAAACCGGAAAGAAGTTTAGAGGAAATACTTCTTAAATTTTATGGCAAAAAGAATTCGGATCTATTTTTGGAATTTTTAAAACTAAGCGAAGAATTGATCTTAAATCTTTTGTATGATCCCGGATTTGCTAGACAAAGTTTTTATATGCATCGTGTTCGGATCCCCCCTATTCTTCATATCACCTGGGACAAGATTACGGTTTCGGATCCTTTCCGGTCCTTATATTTTTTCTTAAATTCGGATCCAAAACAATCATTACAATTAGGAGAAGAAGCTTTTTCAAAACTTTCTAGGATGAAAAAGATTTCCGAGAAACTGGATCTACCTTATGATTCCCAATTCCAAAAAAAGACATTTAGGCTCATCCTAAACGCAAGAAAACTACTCTACACAGAAAACTCAGGCCTATTAGCCGAATCCAAAAGACTCGCAAAAGAATATCATAAGAAATATCCTAAAACTTTCCGCTTCCAGTTCCAGGCATCCAAGTCCAAACCTTCCCCGTTTTTAGGATTTATACTAAAACTATTTTTGAGAAATAGAAGCCGCTACAGGATACGTGACAAAATCTTATTTCATCCTGTTTTGCGTAAAATCTACTATTTGGTATTTTTAGGGATTAAAAACAAACTCCCCGATTTTATCAACCGCCAGGGAATGCCTGTCAGAGAATTATTACAATGA
- a CDS encoding DMT family transporter produces the protein MQENRLRTYLEFQVSQILISGNVLFAQVLSYSPSLITWGRTLFAASLLGFVLWFRKRPFFFPTKKENWISFSLGVLLAFHWVTFFASAQEATIAVAVLTLFTHPVWTVLLEPLFFPSKIRSLDLGLAVLVLFGMWILVPSFDLDNKYLLGVGLGLASSWAMAFRNILTKKYLSGHGSTQVMFHQTAITCFVLSPVLFFEDLFVTPKDWGLVILLGVFFTAVGHTFYIKSVFKMKVKTAGLLSTVQPVYSAILAWAILHEVPRKEEFIGGALILFAAALESFRYRKKTE, from the coding sequence ATGCAGGAAAATAGACTTAGAACCTATCTTGAATTCCAAGTTTCCCAAATTTTGATCAGCGGGAACGTATTATTCGCCCAGGTCCTTTCTTATTCCCCTTCCCTCATTACTTGGGGAAGAACATTATTTGCAGCAAGTCTATTAGGTTTCGTTCTTTGGTTTAGAAAAAGGCCATTCTTCTTCCCCACCAAAAAAGAAAATTGGATCTCATTTTCTTTGGGCGTCTTACTCGCTTTTCATTGGGTTACTTTTTTTGCATCAGCACAAGAAGCGACTATAGCAGTGGCGGTTCTTACTCTATTCACTCATCCTGTCTGGACAGTATTACTTGAACCTTTGTTTTTTCCTTCTAAGATCAGAAGCCTGGATCTTGGACTCGCAGTCTTAGTTCTTTTTGGAATGTGGATACTTGTCCCAAGTTTCGACCTAGACAACAAATATCTTTTGGGAGTGGGGTTAGGACTTGCATCATCCTGGGCAATGGCATTCAGAAATATTCTCACCAAAAAATATCTCTCGGGGCATGGATCCACTCAAGTAATGTTCCATCAAACAGCTATTACTTGTTTTGTTTTAAGCCCAGTCTTATTTTTTGAAGATCTATTTGTTACTCCTAAGGATTGGGGACTAGTCATTCTTTTAGGAGTATTTTTTACTGCAGTAGGACATACATTCTATATCAAATCAGTATTTAAGATGAAGGTGAAAACCGCAGGATTATTATCCACCGTTCAGCCCGTATATTCTGCAATCCTTGCCTGGGCAATCTTACACGAAGTTCCCAGAAAAGAAGAATTTATAGGAGGGGCACTGATCTTATTTGCAGCTGCTCTAGAATCATTTAGATACAGGAAAAAAACGGAATAA
- a CDS encoding fatty acid desaturase — protein sequence MIAIAERATAQVPTKLYTRLSQKEKSKKIMKWIRFRDRKLRGKFEFLKHQDELGLTITLGSAAGMILFAGLYIAGIIPAWACIVANGVLASILHEVEHDLIHNLYYKDNLKVQNFMFWMVWIFRGNTVSPWYRRMIHTLHHKVSGHKEDIEERLIGNGMKFGLKRFITMMDGNMSFLFQAHILRREAPKFKRSEITRSSWPYLVIYFHLWYNFLFINLFYIGNELLGKPVEVPAWLDTVRHLLNISAVVYTIPNWIRQTSIQIVSSNMHYYGDVKGLHEQTQVLNRWFLFPLHLFCFNFGSTHGIHHFVVNQPFYLRQAVAPFVHPAMKRYGIRFNDFGSIFRGNRLGKEEVLAAA from the coding sequence ATGATCGCCATTGCCGAAAGAGCAACCGCACAGGTTCCAACCAAACTTTATACTAGATTGTCCCAAAAAGAAAAAAGTAAGAAGATCATGAAATGGATCCGATTCAGGGACAGAAAACTACGCGGTAAATTCGAATTCTTAAAACACCAAGATGAATTAGGTCTAACGATCACTTTAGGTTCCGCTGCAGGTATGATCTTATTCGCAGGACTTTATATCGCAGGGATCATTCCTGCTTGGGCATGTATCGTTGCGAATGGAGTCCTTGCTTCCATTCTTCATGAGGTCGAACACGACTTAATTCATAATTTATATTATAAGGATAATCTAAAGGTCCAAAACTTTATGTTCTGGATGGTTTGGATCTTTCGTGGAAACACAGTAAGTCCTTGGTATAGAAGAATGATCCATACTCTTCATCATAAGGTTTCCGGCCATAAAGAAGATATAGAAGAACGTTTGATCGGAAATGGAATGAAATTCGGATTAAAACGTTTTATCACTATGATGGACGGGAATATGTCCTTCTTATTCCAAGCTCATATTCTTCGCAGAGAGGCTCCTAAATTTAAAAGAAGCGAGATCACTCGGTCCAGCTGGCCTTATCTTGTGATCTATTTTCATCTCTGGTATAATTTCCTATTCATCAATCTTTTCTATATCGGAAATGAATTATTAGGAAAACCTGTAGAAGTCCCTGCTTGGTTGGATACTGTACGTCATCTATTGAATATTTCCGCAGTGGTTTATACGATCCCTAACTGGATCAGACAAACAAGCATTCAGATCGTTTCTTCTAATATGCATTATTATGGAGATGTAAAGGGACTTCATGAGCAAACGCAAGTGTTGAATCGTTGGTTCTTATTCCCTCTTCATCTATTCTGTTTTAATTTCGGAAGCACTCATGGAATACATCATTTCGTAGTGAACCAGCCTTTTTATCTCAGACAAGCGGTGGCACCTTTTGTTCATCCTGCTATGAAACGTTACGGGATCAGATTTAATGATTTCGGAAGTATTTTCAGGGGGAATCGTTTGGGGAAAGAGGAAGTCTTAGCAGCGGCTTAA
- a CDS encoding AraC family transcriptional regulator — translation MPPDAMGSHSLYNPGIWFQILWAITQFGTALGILMSLGQLVMENKSALNRLLALIFLILGLIQGSFLLLVSGLYVEFPRISLIQFPLIASVGPILFGIHNVSQDRDSEEVSYLGFANKHLILPGLVWVVYFLAVFLLPQEWILEKISVFLKETGWNEGEILLSSPILILVFYILLILKGSSDLLRWEVLQEEWTARILAFMVISTFVNLGFGAVYLSSKSPIFLLACSSMMGISLCLAYLIGHKRPAFFQVLQEVSQATRQKYARSLLSGVNRHALRDSLTQLMEKEKLYRDEKLGLADLADELALSTHQVSELINQELGKNFSAFVNDYRIKEACELLQKEPDRSILDIAFEVGFATKSSFHRAFQKHTGKTPSEFRGS, via the coding sequence ATGCCTCCAGATGCAATGGGAAGTCATAGTTTGTACAATCCAGGAATTTGGTTCCAGATCCTTTGGGCGATCACCCAATTCGGAACTGCACTTGGAATTCTAATGTCTTTAGGGCAGCTGGTTATGGAGAATAAATCAGCTCTAAACAGACTTTTGGCCCTGATTTTCCTGATCTTAGGCCTAATACAAGGAAGCTTCCTTCTATTAGTTTCCGGTTTATACGTAGAATTTCCCAGGATTTCTCTTATCCAATTCCCGCTGATTGCATCTGTAGGCCCTATCCTATTCGGGATCCATAATGTAAGCCAGGACAGAGACTCGGAAGAAGTCTCCTATTTGGGATTTGCGAATAAACATCTGATTCTGCCTGGTCTTGTTTGGGTCGTATATTTTCTGGCAGTGTTCCTTCTTCCCCAAGAATGGATCTTAGAAAAGATCTCGGTTTTTTTGAAAGAAACAGGCTGGAATGAGGGGGAAATTCTACTTTCTTCTCCTATTCTAATCCTGGTATTTTATATTTTACTCATCCTAAAAGGAAGTTCCGACCTGCTTAGATGGGAGGTACTACAAGAAGAATGGACCGCCAGGATCTTGGCGTTCATGGTAATTTCTACATTCGTGAATCTTGGGTTCGGTGCGGTATACTTATCCAGTAAGTCGCCTATCTTCCTTCTCGCTTGCTCCTCAATGATGGGGATAAGCCTTTGTCTTGCCTATCTGATCGGGCATAAACGACCGGCATTCTTCCAGGTTCTCCAAGAAGTAAGCCAGGCCACCAGGCAAAAATATGCACGTTCCCTACTCTCAGGAGTGAATCGACACGCACTTAGAGATAGCCTTACCCAGCTTATGGAAAAAGAAAAATTATATAGGGACGAGAAGTTGGGACTTGCAGATCTCGCAGACGAACTTGCACTTTCTACCCACCAGGTCTCCGAATTGATCAACCAGGAGCTTGGAAAAAATTTCTCCGCGTTTGTGAATGATTATAGGATCAAGGAAGCATGTGAACTTCTACAAAAAGAACCGGACAGATCCATCTTGGACATAGCATTCGAAGTTGGATTCGCGACTAAGTCCTCATTTCATAGAGCATTCCAAAAACATACAGGTAAAACACCTTCCGAATTCAGAGGAAGCTAA
- a CDS encoding Ig-like domain-containing protein, which yields MKRIFLGKISRGLEMNLKNIKVSNVDKGIKLAILSILWAVVLGCSPEKMKGFAMSDVFDLGFFSGGRIFDANPNLQPPYNSVDNDTAVLPVDFGSTSPQATLFINSVENVDRYKELEIRFSHPMNKTTVEQNFTITGNSGNLIGPNPGGEFYWKSPQRLFFNPYRELKPTETYTLTINPNAATIAGVALENYNINFRTTADYSLTNKITQGSQYTLNGSNDMTFDQSAVLQLASTYVNPVTGENYIQSVSLKKVGSNNSQDICTTPPCSMSATISLNLNTSQVPPTVGGNTYYYEIITANGKTFRKYFSFNYGKLENANGVLPYVANGVMDEAQMLPFLGKAIQKYTTGAFKVKDSNGTPRTFQEFLLGMPDFPKKKFFENNAWTIGEACMRQDAKMSGDANVAAFKDFDYIPVFGAKSGGAGRGYCWVRHPDCVTDNGPPYHPKKRNGIDRDQWWNIYNSNNCGQNQNNANYPQACKNLFHWGEAAWSLCHYPTDVKSYKNGGYTSTVFSPFGRPEGDIGSAGEDLLDCAFPACFFDSYHIEKIAPGPFSKYSAILNVASGGIADGSAAITLDVYVTDMRLPKLVRCGSNNATHGCAAGTGTQLGNVVADLKVNPGSGGVNPGLGLDLKSRYTEVDLLVVSRFEDWYGAFNGPGALLVFRTTAKLNWDPAVEGVLNPAGYDWNDVKLSKPRLALARTRNNMTVTSDGLINMTVKTPFTVNDDYFPDNPSIAQILSNTNNFFIRPWANPLHMSLAGLYPGEDTSDFMYTEPMTYIHGSEGFNTIIEALVGRAELSNMANLTVDQVKQIITQYMLRDIVQRIAPNVLNSVIADLRDTGVTITLPSYLPAPLGNFPLTVKFKLNTDASIKHDGTNKGLVTSLDFAFTSGYNPPGGLRTQSGKTGMVTTRTWTAANPPPSTYQFSQSAANPGFLISMHTDTISQAAFHLWQRRGLDIVLNKAFIDGMNAFAGADPLFALTTSFLKASPLVTILVPGRNKLQGLNGSNAIAPPVKSFDDIDMVMSPIHAPNVKFKPMTSAGVPKMRLYFTEMQLQIVAKKPTSCTGLVDSELTECQADTRANGYQQTLGTVRISFAADADFRFKMFSNPTNNPAFANLNALQVILDPVNNLDYAVEVLEGQTYNPFGLDPEGIKSVIAPLVTTLVIPMVNSIMKEIPMPPDITFPKLINPAGTQSCAISAKSDKVQFFTLTTPQVADPYLLGGMRFVGQAVTDPASLIVCP from the coding sequence ATGAAGAGAATTTTTTTGGGAAAAATAAGTCGAGGGCTGGAAATGAATCTGAAAAATATAAAAGTTTCTAATGTCGATAAGGGAATCAAACTCGCAATCCTTTCTATTTTGTGGGCGGTAGTCCTAGGGTGTAGCCCGGAGAAAATGAAAGGATTTGCAATGTCGGATGTATTCGACCTGGGATTCTTTTCTGGGGGAAGGATATTTGATGCGAATCCTAATCTTCAACCTCCGTATAACAGTGTGGATAATGATACCGCCGTTCTTCCGGTAGATTTCGGCTCTACCAGTCCTCAGGCTACCTTATTCATTAATTCCGTCGAGAATGTGGACAGATACAAGGAATTAGAGATCCGCTTTTCTCATCCGATGAATAAGACCACTGTCGAACAAAATTTTACGATTACAGGGAATTCAGGGAATTTGATCGGGCCTAATCCAGGTGGAGAATTTTACTGGAAAAGTCCGCAAAGATTATTCTTTAACCCTTATCGCGAGTTAAAACCTACAGAGACCTATACTCTTACAATTAATCCGAATGCGGCTACTATCGCAGGAGTTGCTTTAGAAAATTATAATATTAACTTTAGAACGACCGCTGATTATAGTCTGACTAATAAAATTACTCAAGGAAGCCAATATACTCTAAATGGATCGAATGATATGACATTCGATCAGTCTGCTGTATTACAATTGGCTTCAACTTACGTAAATCCGGTAACAGGTGAAAATTACATCCAATCGGTTTCTTTGAAAAAGGTCGGTTCTAATAATTCTCAAGATATTTGTACCACTCCTCCTTGTTCAATGAGTGCTACAATCTCTTTGAACTTAAATACTTCTCAGGTTCCTCCTACCGTTGGTGGGAATACCTACTATTATGAGATTATTACTGCTAACGGAAAAACTTTCCGCAAGTATTTCAGCTTTAACTACGGTAAATTGGAGAATGCGAATGGTGTTCTTCCTTACGTAGCAAACGGCGTAATGGATGAGGCACAAATGCTTCCATTCTTAGGGAAAGCCATCCAGAAATATACTACAGGCGCTTTTAAAGTAAAAGATTCAAACGGAACACCTCGTACCTTCCAAGAATTCTTATTGGGAATGCCAGATTTTCCTAAAAAGAAATTTTTCGAGAACAACGCATGGACTATCGGCGAAGCTTGTATGAGACAAGACGCTAAAATGTCTGGGGATGCGAACGTAGCGGCATTTAAAGATTTCGACTATATTCCTGTGTTCGGAGCTAAATCCGGTGGTGCAGGAAGGGGATATTGTTGGGTAAGACACCCTGATTGTGTTACGGATAACGGTCCTCCTTATCACCCTAAAAAAAGAAATGGGATCGATAGAGACCAATGGTGGAATATATACAATAGTAATAATTGCGGCCAAAATCAGAATAACGCGAATTATCCTCAGGCTTGTAAGAACTTATTCCATTGGGGCGAGGCTGCTTGGAGTCTTTGCCATTATCCTACCGACGTGAAGTCTTATAAGAACGGTGGATATACTTCTACAGTATTCTCTCCATTCGGTAGACCGGAAGGGGATATCGGATCGGCAGGAGAAGACCTATTAGATTGTGCCTTCCCTGCATGTTTCTTCGATTCATATCATATCGAAAAAATAGCTCCGGGACCTTTCTCTAAATACAGTGCTATCTTAAACGTAGCTTCCGGTGGAATTGCGGACGGAAGTGCGGCGATCACATTAGACGTATACGTAACGGATATGAGACTTCCTAAATTAGTTCGTTGCGGTTCGAATAATGCAACTCATGGTTGTGCCGCAGGAACTGGAACCCAATTAGGAAACGTTGTTGCAGACTTAAAAGTGAACCCTGGTTCTGGAGGAGTAAATCCTGGATTAGGTCTGGATCTAAAATCCAGATACACAGAGGTGGATCTTTTAGTCGTATCTCGTTTCGAAGACTGGTATGGAGCATTTAACGGACCGGGAGCTTTGCTTGTATTCAGAACAACTGCTAAGTTGAACTGGGATCCTGCAGTAGAAGGAGTGTTGAACCCGGCAGGTTACGATTGGAACGACGTCAAACTTTCTAAGCCTCGTTTGGCCTTAGCTCGTACTCGTAATAATATGACTGTGACTTCCGACGGTTTGATCAATATGACCGTTAAAACTCCTTTCACAGTAAATGATGACTATTTCCCTGATAATCCTAGCATAGCTCAGATACTTTCGAATACGAATAACTTCTTCATTCGTCCATGGGCAAACCCTTTACATATGTCTTTAGCGGGTTTATATCCTGGAGAAGATACTTCTGACTTTATGTATACGGAACCGATGACCTATATTCATGGTAGTGAAGGATTTAACACTATCATCGAAGCACTCGTAGGTAGAGCAGAGTTGAGTAATATGGCGAACTTGACTGTGGACCAGGTGAAACAGATCATCACTCAATACATGTTGAGAGATATAGTACAAAGGATCGCTCCGAACGTTCTGAACTCTGTAATTGCAGACTTAAGAGATACTGGAGTGACCATCACTTTACCAAGTTATCTTCCTGCACCTCTTGGAAACTTCCCATTAACTGTGAAGTTTAAGTTAAATACGGATGCTTCTATCAAACATGATGGAACGAATAAAGGACTTGTAACTTCTCTGGACTTCGCGTTCACAAGCGGTTATAACCCGCCAGGCGGACTAAGGACCCAATCCGGAAAAACCGGAATGGTTACGACCAGGACTTGGACTGCTGCGAATCCACCGCCTTCTACTTATCAGTTCAGTCAATCCGCTGCGAACCCTGGATTCTTGATCTCCATGCATACTGATACAATTTCTCAGGCTGCATTCCATTTATGGCAGAGAAGGGGATTGGATATCGTTCTGAATAAAGCATTCATTGATGGAATGAACGCTTTTGCAGGTGCTGACCCTCTATTTGCGTTAACGACTTCCTTCTTAAAAGCTTCTCCTTTGGTTACGATCCTCGTGCCAGGAAGAAACAAATTACAAGGTCTAAATGGTTCTAACGCAATTGCACCTCCGGTAAAATCTTTTGATGATATCGATATGGTGATGTCTCCAATCCATGCTCCTAACGTGAAGTTCAAACCTATGACTTCCGCTGGAGTACCTAAGATGAGATTGTATTTCACTGAAATGCAATTACAGATCGTCGCTAAAAAACCGACTTCCTGCACAGGGCTTGTGGATTCCGAACTTACCGAATGCCAAGCGGATACAAGAGCGAACGGTTACCAACAAACTCTTGGAACAGTTAGGATCAGTTTTGCTGCGGATGCAGACTTCCGTTTCAAAATGTTCTCTAACCCGACCAATAACCCTGCATTTGCTAACTTGAATGCACTTCAGGTGATCTTGGATCCAGTGAATAACTTGGATTATGCAGTAGAAGTTTTGGAAGGACAAACTTACAATCCATTCGGTTTGGATCCTGAAGGTATTAAGTCGGTGATCGCTCCGTTAGTCACCACTTTGGTAATTCCAATGGTAAACAGTATTATGAAAGAGATACCTATGCCTCCGGATATCACCTTCCCTAAATTGATCAACCCTGCAGGAACTCAATCCTGTGCGATCAGTGCGAAGAGTGATAAGGTACAATTCTTCACCTTGACTACTCCTCAAGTTGCGGATCCGTATCTGTTAGGAGGAATGAGATTTGTAGGACAAGCTGTAACAGATCCTGCATCTCTGATTGTCTGCCCTTAA
- a CDS encoding BTAD domain-containing putative transcriptional regulator, whose amino-acid sequence MTYYQLSCYLVVTVLVYRTIHNLVLYFRNRKQSYLLYFALLQVAYGAYLFCFIQTINVDNPEKALIWERVENATAVVFATFIALFVNNYKKLFSRDFILLYVFMNLILVGILLQDPNAYTMSVAHPKHFPSLGIVIYETDQPTSMQFIFLSSILMIIWTLIKVMNQFRKNRFRNHFLFYGLVLFFASLIADILVASDIIGIPYTSHFSFLILMFCVDSFLTVNKSEREVRMEFKESVSKWLIKPETSSFGSQTKNTSGEGSESKVNNEKGRNPKKLSVRALGPLELDLDGKKIPAAEYSSKKKLLKLIKLLLVRFGKGVHKEELLENLWPGMSEKNALNSLHALLFRLRKILGNPEAVVFAEDRLFFHSDLVEADFVEFEKKFEAAGKLLRNKKEEEAVQSYREAQELYTGDFFEFDLYFPESELKREYLRKNLIEIYRILCEYSQKSGDTNSLLSDSESWIRLDDLDERAWRFHFESLQSLDRKNEALRKFEDMKKILKKELGVEPDQETVSLIEKIRVTSPVS is encoded by the coding sequence ATGACGTATTATCAGCTTTCATGTTATTTGGTCGTGACTGTATTAGTATACCGTACGATTCATAATTTAGTTTTATATTTTAGAAATCGGAAACAGTCATACCTTCTATACTTCGCCTTACTACAAGTTGCGTATGGCGCCTATCTATTTTGTTTTATCCAAACCATCAACGTAGACAACCCTGAAAAGGCTCTGATCTGGGAAAGGGTGGAGAATGCTACAGCAGTAGTATTTGCCACGTTTATCGCGTTATTCGTGAATAATTATAAAAAACTTTTTAGCAGAGATTTCATTCTACTCTACGTGTTTATGAACCTGATCCTGGTAGGGATACTTTTACAGGATCCAAACGCGTATACGATGAGCGTTGCTCATCCTAAACATTTTCCTTCTTTAGGCATCGTGATCTACGAAACAGACCAGCCTACTAGCATGCAATTTATCTTCCTTTCTAGTATTTTGATGATTATATGGACTTTAATCAAGGTAATGAATCAATTTCGCAAGAATCGATTCAGGAACCATTTCTTATTTTACGGATTGGTATTATTCTTCGCGAGTTTGATCGCGGATATCTTGGTTGCGAGCGATATAATCGGAATTCCTTATACTTCTCATTTTAGCTTTTTGATCCTGATGTTCTGTGTGGATAGTTTCCTTACGGTAAATAAGTCCGAAAGGGAAGTCAGAATGGAATTCAAGGAATCGGTTTCCAAATGGCTTATTAAGCCGGAAACTTCTTCTTTTGGCTCACAAACAAAGAACACAAGCGGAGAAGGTTCCGAATCTAAGGTTAATAATGAGAAGGGCCGTAATCCTAAAAAGTTAAGTGTTCGAGCTTTAGGTCCGTTAGAATTGGATTTGGATGGAAAGAAGATCCCTGCAGCCGAATATTCCAGTAAGAAAAAACTTCTCAAACTTATTAAACTATTATTAGTTCGTTTTGGCAAAGGTGTCCATAAAGAAGAATTATTAGAGAATCTTTGGCCTGGGATGTCCGAGAAAAATGCTCTAAACAGTTTGCATGCATTACTTTTCCGTCTTCGCAAGATACTCGGAAATCCGGAAGCGGTTGTATTTGCTGAGGATAGATTATTCTTCCATTCTGATCTGGTAGAAGCCGACTTTGTGGAATTCGAGAAAAAATTCGAGGCAGCAGGGAAACTTCTTCGAAACAAAAAAGAAGAAGAAGCGGTGCAATCTTATAGAGAAGCACAAGAACTATATACTGGGGACTTTTTCGAATTCGATCTGTATTTCCCGGAATCGGAATTAAAACGTGAATATCTACGTAAGAACCTGATCGAAATTTATAGAATTTTATGTGAATATTCTCAGAAATCAGGAGATACAAATTCTCTACTTTCCGATTCGGAAAGCTGGATCCGTCTGGATGATCTGGATGAAAGAGCTTGGAGATTCCATTTCGAATCTTTACAATCTCTTGATCGTAAGAATGAAGCTCTACGCAAATTCGAGGATATGAAGAAGATCCTGAAAAAAGAATTAGGCGTGGAACCTGACCAAGAGACAGTTTCACTCATTGAAAAGATACGAGTTACTTCTCCAGTGAGCTGA